From one Neofelis nebulosa isolate mNeoNeb1 chromosome 4, mNeoNeb1.pri, whole genome shotgun sequence genomic stretch:
- the GARIN1A gene encoding Golgi-associated RAB2 interactor protein 1A isoform X2 translates to MSKIRGLPPEVREPGPGVDLGVEDGLLCQLIHSPEFNLFSDSVVFESNFIQVTKPGSWMDVYEGSTTVILGVTSSVPSLPLPNILLMANVTWPQGQFSTWSSPDCAPVVTLSRILPLKFVELQICDRLQRILRVRTVTEKIYYLRLHEHHPEAVFQFWIRLVKILQKGLSITTKDPRIQFTHCLVPKMSNSSTEITPESSLLPSAQPSESFMLLTAEQTSDSFSNITGRPQLTADSNTNVAIKIDNLDSSKTPLRVASPVNLKIPMRAALSHSLWEQGNPDEHFLQAPVASSLGENFFGP, encoded by the exons ATGAGTAAAATTAGGGGCCTCCCACCTGAGGTCAGGGAACCAGGCCCTGGAGTGGATCTGGGGGTGGAAGATGGCCTTCTTTGTCAACTGATTCATTCTCCAGAATTCAACTTGTTCTCTGACTCGGTGGTATTTGAAAGCAACTTTATCCAG GTCACTAAGCCCGGGAGCTGGATGGATGTCTATGAAGGTTCTACCACTGTGATCCTCGGGGTGACCTCCTCAGTGCCCTCCTTGCCACTCCCCAACATCCTCCTGATGGCCAACGTCACCTGGCCCCAGGGTCAGTTTTCCACCTGGAGCTCACCTGATTGTGCTCCAGTGGTCACCCTCAGCAG GATTCTCCCCCTGAAGTTTGTGGAACTACAAATCTGTGACCGGCTCCAACGCATCCTGAGGGTTAGGACAGTGACTGAAAAAATCTACTACCTAAGGCTCCACGAACACCACCCAGAGGCCGTATTTCAATTCTGGATCCGCTTGGTGAAAATTCTGCAGAAAGGTCTGTCCATCACCACCAAAGACCCAAGAATCCAATTCACGCACTGCCTGGTGCCCAAAATGTCCAACAGCTCCACCGAAATAACA CCTGAAAGCAGCCTCCTTCCATCCGCCCAGCCCAGCGAAAGCTTCATGCTGTTGACAGCCGAGCAGACCAGTGACAGTTTCTCGAATATCACAGGGAGGCCCCAGCTCACAGCGGACAG TAACACCAATGTCGCCATCAAAATAGACAATTTGGACAGCTCTAAGACCCCCTTGCGGGTGGCATCTCCAGTCAATTTGAAAATACCCATGAGAGCTGCCTTGAGCCACAGCCTCTGGGAACAAGGGAATCCAGATGAGCACTTCCTGCAGGCTCCGGTCGCCAGTTCCCTAGGAGAGAACTTTTTTGGACCCTGA
- the GARIN1A gene encoding Golgi-associated RAB2 interactor protein 1A isoform X3 codes for MDVYEGSTTVILGVTSSVPSLPLPNILLMANVTWPQGQFSTWSSPDCAPVVTLSRILPLKFVELQICDRLQRILRVRTVTEKIYYLRLHEHHPEAVFQFWIRLVKILQKGLSITTKDPRIQFTHCLVPKMSNSSTEITPESSLLPSAQPSESFMLLTAEQTSDSFSNITGRPQLTADSNTNVAIKIDNLDSSKTPLRVASPVNLKIPMRAALSHSLWEQGNPDEHFLQAPVASSLGENFFGP; via the exons ATGGATGTCTATGAAGGTTCTACCACTGTGATCCTCGGGGTGACCTCCTCAGTGCCCTCCTTGCCACTCCCCAACATCCTCCTGATGGCCAACGTCACCTGGCCCCAGGGTCAGTTTTCCACCTGGAGCTCACCTGATTGTGCTCCAGTGGTCACCCTCAGCAG GATTCTCCCCCTGAAGTTTGTGGAACTACAAATCTGTGACCGGCTCCAACGCATCCTGAGGGTTAGGACAGTGACTGAAAAAATCTACTACCTAAGGCTCCACGAACACCACCCAGAGGCCGTATTTCAATTCTGGATCCGCTTGGTGAAAATTCTGCAGAAAGGTCTGTCCATCACCACCAAAGACCCAAGAATCCAATTCACGCACTGCCTGGTGCCCAAAATGTCCAACAGCTCCACCGAAATAACA CCTGAAAGCAGCCTCCTTCCATCCGCCCAGCCCAGCGAAAGCTTCATGCTGTTGACAGCCGAGCAGACCAGTGACAGTTTCTCGAATATCACAGGGAGGCCCCAGCTCACAGCGGACAG TAACACCAATGTCGCCATCAAAATAGACAATTTGGACAGCTCTAAGACCCCCTTGCGGGTGGCATCTCCAGTCAATTTGAAAATACCCATGAGAGCTGCCTTGAGCCACAGCCTCTGGGAACAAGGGAATCCAGATGAGCACTTCCTGCAGGCTCCGGTCGCCAGTTCCCTAGGAGAGAACTTTTTTGGACCCTGA
- the GARIN1A gene encoding Golgi-associated RAB2 interactor protein 1A isoform X1, translating to MLLSWKKSLSHVNGLPMTDGMMSLFPGSAVPSGVLDNSSLTSLSYGLVLHVQPLGDGVVFVPASSTSAKSSFGLARLIVTKPGSWMDVYEGSTTVILGVTSSVPSLPLPNILLMANVTWPQGQFSTWSSPDCAPVVTLSRILPLKFVELQICDRLQRILRVRTVTEKIYYLRLHEHHPEAVFQFWIRLVKILQKGLSITTKDPRIQFTHCLVPKMSNSSTEITPESSLLPSAQPSESFMLLTAEQTSDSFSNITGRPQLTADSNTNVAIKIDNLDSSKTPLRVASPVNLKIPMRAALSHSLWEQGNPDEHFLQAPVASSLGENFFGP from the exons ATGCTCCTGTCCTGGAAAAAGAGCCTGTCCCATGTGAACGGGTTGCCTATGACTGATGGAATGATGTCACTCTTCCCGGGGTCTGCTGTACCCTCTGGTGTCCTTGACAACAGTTCTCTGACATCTCTTAGCTACGGGCTTGTGCTTCATGTTCAGCCGTTGGGAGATGGTGTCGTTTTCGTCCCTGCTTCCTCAACATCTGCCAAGAGTTCCTTCGGACTTGCGCGTCTTATA GTCACTAAGCCCGGGAGCTGGATGGATGTCTATGAAGGTTCTACCACTGTGATCCTCGGGGTGACCTCCTCAGTGCCCTCCTTGCCACTCCCCAACATCCTCCTGATGGCCAACGTCACCTGGCCCCAGGGTCAGTTTTCCACCTGGAGCTCACCTGATTGTGCTCCAGTGGTCACCCTCAGCAG GATTCTCCCCCTGAAGTTTGTGGAACTACAAATCTGTGACCGGCTCCAACGCATCCTGAGGGTTAGGACAGTGACTGAAAAAATCTACTACCTAAGGCTCCACGAACACCACCCAGAGGCCGTATTTCAATTCTGGATCCGCTTGGTGAAAATTCTGCAGAAAGGTCTGTCCATCACCACCAAAGACCCAAGAATCCAATTCACGCACTGCCTGGTGCCCAAAATGTCCAACAGCTCCACCGAAATAACA CCTGAAAGCAGCCTCCTTCCATCCGCCCAGCCCAGCGAAAGCTTCATGCTGTTGACAGCCGAGCAGACCAGTGACAGTTTCTCGAATATCACAGGGAGGCCCCAGCTCACAGCGGACAG TAACACCAATGTCGCCATCAAAATAGACAATTTGGACAGCTCTAAGACCCCCTTGCGGGTGGCATCTCCAGTCAATTTGAAAATACCCATGAGAGCTGCCTTGAGCCACAGCCTCTGGGAACAAGGGAATCCAGATGAGCACTTCCTGCAGGCTCCGGTCGCCAGTTCCCTAGGAGAGAACTTTTTTGGACCCTGA